Proteins encoded in a region of the Bradyrhizobium sp. CB3481 genome:
- a CDS encoding HPP family protein: MKQDWRRALRNAVSRNDHRSAMAGAVAGLGGAIAIGVMELFSSVAHYPLAVIPFATSIVLVIGSPNVEPAQPRALIGGHVLSALVGLAVLKLTGPYAWAAAAAVGLAILAMYVTGTFHPPAGINPLLVGQSALDIPARAGAGRRAAADGVLLLLASHRTPPALAAALALNGYAATASRPPRRRPAARNDRRHP, encoded by the coding sequence ATGAAACAGGACTGGCGGCGCGCCTTACGCAATGCGGTCTCCCGCAACGACCACCGCAGCGCCATGGCGGGCGCGGTCGCCGGTCTCGGCGGCGCGATCGCCATCGGCGTCATGGAATTGTTCTCGTCGGTCGCGCATTACCCGCTGGCGGTGATTCCGTTCGCGACCTCCATCGTGCTGGTGATCGGATCGCCGAACGTGGAGCCGGCGCAGCCGCGGGCGCTGATCGGCGGGCATGTGTTGTCGGCGCTGGTCGGGCTTGCCGTGCTGAAGCTGACGGGGCCATACGCCTGGGCGGCGGCGGCCGCCGTCGGCCTTGCCATTTTGGCGATGTATGTGACCGGCACCTTTCACCCGCCGGCCGGCATCAATCCGCTGCTGGTCGGGCAATCTGCCCTGGACATTCCTGCTCGCGCCGGTGCTGGCCGGCGCGCTGCTGCTGACGGCGTTCTCCTACTTCTGGCATCGCACCGTACGCCGCCAGCGCTGGCCGCAGCGCTGGCTTTGAACGGCTACGCCGCTACGGCGTCTCGGCCACCTCGCCGGCGTCCTGCAGCACGAAACGATCGCCGTCACCCGTGA
- a CDS encoding ABC transporter ATP-binding protein/permease — protein MNNIRPTLATVWRIAAPYFRSEDKWAGRGLLVAVIAIELFVVYLNVLQNQWNLRFYNALQDYNWDSFVYEILYFTVLATVYTVVVVYQLYLNQWLQIRWRRWMTAQYLGDWLHQANHYRMQLQGDAADNPDQRMTDDVKLFVDRTLNIGLGLLNSIVTLASFIAILWGLSNAAPLHLFGQEYDIPGYLVWGALIYSVLGTILTHLIGWPLVGIDFKQQQYEADFRFNLVRVRENSEQIALLHGEQAERERLLVRFGRVVENWLAIMSRTKKITAFTQSYSQAAVIFPYILVAPAYFAKKIQLGGMMQTASAFAQVQGALSFFISAYRQLAEWQAVVNRLDGFENGIVTARKLASRSERIRVVEAGDGAIDLKELALRLPNGTPLVNADAFRFRKRERTLMTGPSGSGKSTLFRAIAGIWPFGAGSVTVPAGASLMMLPQRPYFPVGSLQGAIEYPASEGAFTAKQIADTLRAVGLPKLAMQISEHGHWNRTLSLGEQQRLGIARALLHAPQYLFLDEATASLDEPSEKALYRLIQERLPETTLISIGHRSTLDAFHQRNVALTGDGDRFVLQDAGEVAETP, from the coding sequence GTGAACAACATTCGCCCGACGCTCGCCACGGTATGGCGCATCGCCGCCCCCTACTTCCGCTCCGAGGACAAATGGGCTGGTCGCGGCCTGCTGGTGGCGGTCATCGCCATCGAACTCTTCGTCGTCTATCTGAACGTGCTGCAGAACCAATGGAATCTGCGCTTCTACAACGCGCTCCAGGACTACAATTGGGACAGCTTCGTCTACGAGATCCTCTACTTCACCGTTCTGGCCACGGTGTACACGGTGGTCGTGGTCTATCAGCTTTACCTCAATCAATGGCTGCAGATCCGCTGGCGGCGCTGGATGACCGCGCAGTATCTCGGCGACTGGCTGCATCAGGCCAACCACTACCGGATGCAGCTTCAGGGCGATGCCGCCGACAACCCCGACCAGCGTATGACCGATGACGTCAAGCTGTTCGTCGATCGCACGCTCAACATCGGCCTCGGACTGTTGAACTCGATCGTCACGCTGGCGTCCTTCATCGCCATCCTGTGGGGCCTGTCGAACGCCGCGCCGCTACATCTGTTCGGCCAGGAATATGACATTCCCGGCTATCTCGTCTGGGGCGCGCTGATCTATTCGGTGCTCGGCACCATCCTGACCCATCTGATCGGCTGGCCGCTGGTCGGAATCGATTTCAAGCAGCAGCAATATGAAGCGGATTTTCGCTTCAACCTGGTGCGCGTGCGGGAGAACTCCGAACAGATCGCGCTGTTGCACGGCGAGCAGGCCGAGCGCGAGCGCCTCCTGGTCCGCTTCGGACGCGTGGTGGAGAACTGGCTCGCCATCATGAGCCGGACCAAGAAGATCACCGCGTTCACCCAGAGCTACTCGCAGGCGGCGGTGATCTTTCCCTACATCCTCGTGGCGCCGGCCTACTTCGCCAAGAAGATCCAGCTCGGCGGCATGATGCAGACCGCGTCGGCATTCGCCCAGGTCCAGGGCGCGCTGTCGTTCTTCATCAGCGCTTATCGTCAACTGGCGGAGTGGCAGGCCGTGGTGAACCGCCTCGATGGCTTCGAGAACGGGATCGTGACGGCGCGCAAGCTCGCCAGCCGCAGCGAACGCATCCGCGTCGTCGAGGCCGGCGACGGCGCCATTGACCTCAAGGAGCTGGCGCTGCGCCTGCCGAACGGCACGCCGCTGGTGAATGCGGACGCCTTCCGCTTCCGCAAGCGCGAGCGCACGCTGATGACGGGACCCTCGGGCTCCGGCAAATCGACGCTGTTCCGGGCTATCGCCGGCATCTGGCCGTTCGGCGCCGGGTCGGTCACCGTACCGGCCGGGGCGTCCTTGATGATGCTGCCGCAGCGGCCTTATTTCCCGGTCGGCTCGCTGCAGGGGGCGATCGAATATCCCGCCAGCGAAGGCGCGTTTACCGCCAAACAGATCGCCGACACGCTGCGGGCGGTCGGACTGCCCAAGCTCGCGATGCAGATCAGCGAGCACGGGCACTGGAATCGAACGCTGTCGCTCGGCGAGCAGCAGCGCCTCGGCATCGCGCGGGCGCTGCTACATGCGCCGCAATATCTGTTCCTCGATGAAGCCACCGCTTCGCTCGATGAACCTTCGGAGAAGGCGCTGTACCGTCTGATCCAGGAGAGGCTGCCTGAAACCACCCTCATATCGATCGGCCATCGCTCGACACTCGACGCCTTCCACCAGCGCAACGTCGCACTCACGGGTGACGGCGATCGTTTCGTGCTGCAGGACGCCGGCGAGGTGGCCGAGACGCCGTAG
- a CDS encoding L-lactate permease, translating to MWDQHYNPLGNAALSTIAAALPVVTLLVLIASGRVKAHLAAIIALLVANIITIGIFTMPWGMSIRASLLGVVVGFFPIGWIVLNVIFLYRITVETGRFELLQRAIGGVTTDRRLQLLLIAFAFGAFFEGASGFGTPVAITGAILIGLGFSPLAASGLSLIANTAPVAYGALGTPIQGLATVTGLDPYVLGAMVGRQLPFFSLIVPFWLIWAFAGWRGMITIWPAILVTGVSFAVPQFVISNFINPWIVDIGASLISMGCLILFLKMWQPRELWLSPALRGKDESAATMAPAKPLDTTKLSQPQLWSALLPWIIVCVVMLIWGTGAFKGWANANFAWKYQVPELHNMINKVPPVAAKPTPEAALFDFTYLSFTGTGMLLAAIISGLLMGFSPVKMVAEYGRTIRLCAISLITISAMLAIGTLTRLSGVDATLGLAFAATGVLYPFFGTLLGWLGVALTGSDTASNVLFGNLQKITSEQLGLSPVLMAAANSSGGVMGKMIDAQSIVVASTATNWYGHEGSILRYVFLHSIVLACLVGVLVTLQAYVYPFTMLVLK from the coding sequence ATGTGGGACCAGCACTACAATCCGCTCGGCAACGCCGCGCTGTCGACCATCGCCGCCGCTTTGCCTGTCGTCACGTTGCTGGTGCTGATCGCGAGCGGCAGGGTCAAGGCCCATCTCGCCGCCATCATCGCGCTTCTTGTCGCCAACATTATCACCATCGGCATCTTCACCATGCCCTGGGGCATGTCGATCCGCGCCTCGCTGCTCGGCGTCGTGGTCGGCTTCTTTCCGATCGGCTGGATCGTGCTCAATGTCATCTTCCTCTATCGCATCACGGTCGAGACCGGTCGCTTCGAGCTGTTGCAGCGCGCGATCGGCGGCGTCACCACCGACCGCCGGCTGCAACTGCTCCTGATCGCGTTTGCCTTCGGCGCCTTCTTCGAAGGCGCGTCCGGTTTCGGCACGCCGGTGGCGATCACGGGCGCAATTTTGATCGGGCTCGGCTTCTCGCCGCTCGCGGCTTCCGGCCTGTCGCTGATCGCCAACACCGCGCCTGTCGCCTATGGCGCGCTCGGCACGCCGATCCAGGGCCTGGCAACGGTCACCGGCCTCGATCCCTACGTGCTCGGCGCCATGGTCGGCAGGCAATTGCCGTTCTTTTCGCTGATCGTGCCGTTCTGGCTGATCTGGGCCTTTGCCGGCTGGCGCGGCATGATCACGATCTGGCCCGCCATTCTCGTCACCGGCGTCTCCTTTGCCGTCCCGCAATTCGTGATCTCGAACTTCATCAACCCGTGGATCGTCGATATCGGCGCGTCGCTGATATCGATGGGCTGCCTGATCCTGTTTCTTAAAATGTGGCAGCCGCGCGAGCTCTGGCTGTCGCCGGCGTTGCGCGGCAAAGATGAATCGGCTGCCACCATGGCGCCCGCCAAGCCGCTGGATACGACCAAGCTCAGCCAGCCGCAGCTCTGGAGCGCGCTTCTGCCGTGGATCATCGTCTGCGTCGTGATGCTGATCTGGGGCACCGGCGCGTTCAAGGGCTGGGCAAATGCCAACTTCGCCTGGAAATATCAGGTGCCCGAGCTGCACAACATGATCAACAAGGTGCCGCCGGTGGCCGCCAAGCCGACGCCGGAAGCGGCGCTGTTCGACTTCACCTATCTGTCCTTCACCGGAACCGGCATGCTGCTCGCCGCCATCATCTCCGGCCTCTTGATGGGCTTTTCGCCGGTCAAGATGGTCGCCGAATACGGCCGCACCATCAGGCTGTGCGCGATCTCGCTGATCACGATCTCGGCGATGCTGGCGATCGGCACGCTGACGCGGCTCTCCGGCGTCGACGCCACGCTCGGCCTCGCCTTCGCGGCGACCGGCGTGCTCTATCCCTTCTTCGGCACGCTGCTCGGCTGGCTCGGCGTTGCCTTGACCGGATCGGATACCGCTTCAAACGTGTTGTTCGGCAACTTGCAGAAGATCACCTCCGAGCAGCTTGGCCTGTCGCCGGTTCTGATGGCTGCGGCCAACTCCTCCGGCGGCGTCATGGGCAAGATGATCGACGCGCAATCGATCGTGGTCGCTTCGACCGCCACCAACTGGTACGGCCACGAGGGCTCGATCCTGCGCTACGTCTTCCTGCATTCCATCGTGCTGGCCTGCCTCGTCGGCGTGCTGGTGACGCTGCAGGCATACGTCTATCCGTTCACGATGCTGGTCTTGAAATAG
- a CDS encoding META domain-containing protein, translating into MISLLHTARAGAASLLLIAAALPFSPALAEDDGFPFGSEMQLDANRQPGSKRIPNLEIGDAGEVALELWCKGGKGQFSVAGNTVIFVMGAMENRTCPPDKAQQDDELIAALSAAATWKRQGDFVSFIGAKTLRFRINTN; encoded by the coding sequence ATGATTTCGTTGCTACATACGGCCCGCGCAGGCGCCGCTTCGCTGTTGCTGATCGCAGCCGCCTTGCCGTTCAGCCCGGCATTGGCCGAGGACGACGGCTTTCCGTTCGGAAGCGAAATGCAGCTCGATGCAAACCGCCAGCCGGGCTCGAAGCGGATTCCCAATCTGGAAATCGGCGATGCCGGCGAGGTGGCGCTCGAGCTCTGGTGCAAGGGCGGCAAGGGCCAGTTCTCGGTGGCCGGCAACACCGTGATCTTCGTCATGGGTGCGATGGAAAACCGGACCTGTCCGCCGGATAAGGCTCAGCAGGATGACGAGCTGATCGCGGCGCTAAGCGCTGCCGCTACCTGGAAGCGGCAGGGCGATTTCGTGTCGTTCATCGGCGCGAAGACGCTGCGGTTTCGCATCAACACGAACTAG
- the groL gene encoding chaperonin GroEL (60 kDa chaperone family; promotes refolding of misfolded polypeptides especially under stressful conditions; forms two stacked rings of heptamers to form a barrel-shaped 14mer; ends can be capped by GroES; misfolded proteins enter the barrel where they are refolded when GroES binds), which yields MAAKDVKFSGDARDRMLRGVDVLANAVKVTLGPKGRNVVIEKSFGAPRITKDGVTVAKEIELEDKFENMGAQMLREVASKTNDTAGDGTTTATVLAQAIVREGGKAVAAGMNPMDLKRGIDIAVHAVVKDLEKRAKPVAASSEVAQVGTISANGDTAIGKMIAQAMQKVGNEGVITVEENKSLETEVDIVEGMKFDRGYLSPYFITNAEKMTAELEDVFVLLHEKKLSGLQAMLPVLEAVVQSGRPLLIIAEDVEGEALATLVVNRLRGGLKVAAVKAPGFGDRRKAMLEDIAILTGGQLISEELGMKLESVTINMLGRAGKVVIDKENTTIVKGAGKKKDIEARVTQIKAQIEETTSDYDREKLQERLAKLAGGVAVIKVGGATEVEVKEKKDRVEDALNATRAAVQEGIVPGGGVALLRAKKAVGRINNDNSDVQAGINIVLKALEAPVRQISENAGVEGSLVVGKILENKSETFGFDAQTEQYVDMVEKGIIDPAKVVRTALQDASSVAGLLVTTEAMVAELPKEPAPAMPGGGGGMGGMGGMGF from the coding sequence ATGGCTGCCAAAGACGTTAAATTTTCCGGCGACGCCCGCGACCGCATGCTGCGCGGCGTCGACGTTCTCGCCAACGCGGTGAAGGTGACGCTCGGTCCCAAGGGCCGCAACGTCGTGATCGAGAAGAGTTTTGGCGCACCCCGCATCACCAAGGACGGCGTCACCGTCGCCAAGGAGATCGAGCTCGAGGACAAGTTCGAGAACATGGGCGCGCAGATGCTGCGCGAAGTCGCCTCCAAGACCAACGACACCGCCGGCGACGGTACCACCACCGCAACCGTGCTGGCGCAGGCCATCGTGCGCGAAGGCGGCAAGGCGGTCGCGGCCGGCATGAACCCGATGGACCTCAAGCGCGGCATCGACATCGCGGTGCACGCCGTGGTCAAGGATCTCGAGAAGCGCGCCAAGCCGGTCGCCGCCTCGTCCGAGGTTGCCCAGGTCGGCACCATCTCGGCCAATGGCGACACCGCGATCGGCAAGATGATCGCCCAGGCGATGCAGAAGGTCGGCAATGAAGGCGTGATCACCGTCGAGGAGAACAAGTCGCTCGAGACCGAGGTCGACATCGTCGAGGGCATGAAGTTCGACCGCGGCTATCTGTCGCCCTACTTCATTACGAATGCCGAGAAGATGACCGCCGAGCTGGAAGACGTCTTCGTGCTGCTGCACGAGAAGAAACTGTCCGGCCTGCAGGCGATGCTGCCGGTGCTGGAAGCCGTGGTGCAGTCCGGCCGTCCGCTCTTGATCATCGCCGAGGACGTCGAGGGCGAGGCGCTGGCGACGCTGGTAGTCAACCGCCTGCGCGGCGGCTTGAAGGTCGCCGCCGTCAAGGCGCCGGGCTTCGGCGACCGCCGCAAGGCCATGCTGGAAGACATCGCGATCCTGACCGGCGGTCAGCTGATCTCCGAGGAACTCGGCATGAAGCTCGAAAGCGTCACCATCAACATGCTGGGGCGCGCAGGCAAGGTCGTGATCGACAAGGAGAACACGACCATCGTCAAGGGCGCCGGCAAGAAGAAGGACATCGAGGCCCGCGTCACCCAGATCAAGGCGCAGATCGAGGAGACCACCTCGGATTACGACCGCGAGAAGCTGCAGGAGCGGCTGGCCAAGCTCGCCGGCGGCGTTGCGGTGATCAAGGTCGGCGGCGCGACCGAGGTCGAGGTCAAGGAGAAAAAGGACCGCGTCGAGGACGCCCTCAACGCGACCCGCGCGGCCGTGCAGGAAGGCATCGTGCCGGGCGGCGGCGTGGCGCTGCTGCGCGCTAAGAAGGCCGTCGGCCGCATCAACAACGACAATTCCGACGTCCAGGCCGGTATCAACATCGTGCTGAAGGCGCTGGAAGCTCCGGTGCGCCAGATCTCGGAAAACGCCGGCGTCGAAGGCTCGCTCGTGGTCGGCAAGATCCTCGAGAACAAGTCGGAGACTTTCGGCTTCGATGCCCAGACCGAGCAATATGTCGACATGGTCGAGAAGGGTATCATCGACCCCGCCAAGGTGGTGCGCACCGCCCTGCAGGACGCCTCCTCCGTGGCCGGCCTCTTGGTGACCACCGAAGCCATGGTCGCCGAACTGCCGAAGGAGCCGGCCCCGGCGATGCCCGGCGGTGGCGGCGGCATGGGTGGAATGGGCGGCATGGGCTTCTGA
- a CDS encoding co-chaperone GroES: MAKTKFRPLHDRVVVKRIDAEEKTKGGIIIPDTAKEKPSQGEVTAVGPGGRDETGKLIPIDVKVGDRVLFGKWSGTEVKLDGEELLIMKESDIMGVLT; the protein is encoded by the coding sequence ATGGCCAAAACCAAATTCCGCCCGCTGCATGATCGTGTCGTGGTCAAGCGCATCGATGCCGAAGAGAAGACCAAGGGTGGCATCATCATTCCCGACACCGCCAAGGAAAAGCCGTCGCAGGGCGAAGTGACCGCCGTCGGCCCGGGCGGCCGTGACGAAACCGGCAAGCTGATCCCGATCGACGTCAAGGTCGGCGACCGTGTGCTGTTCGGCAAGTGGTCGGGCACCGAGGTCAAGCTCGACGGCGAGGAACTCCTGATCATGAAGGAGTCCGACATCATGGGCGTGCTGACGTAA
- a CDS encoding protein phosphatase CheZ, with protein MSVNRKRFRIESILGDAPIVMHEEGGEIGPMHKEIMAELRAIRAQMASFGHAGAPTSVQSEIARETADAHALLETYRAQIEQCEKLKVELDLIHDAINRTKREIATLHGKSFDGQEMAKVNGELGAVVGGTEQATQQILEATEAIDQAATALSKNISPDQQKLLSEEIQERVVSIFEACNFQDLTGQRISKVMTTMKFIEQHIYTMMDIWGGVDAIKAHAIPVVDTREGDAKLLNGPKLDGDIGHASQDDIDAMFN; from the coding sequence ATGTCGGTCAATCGCAAACGTTTTCGTATCGAATCCATTTTGGGCGACGCGCCAATTGTCATGCATGAAGAAGGCGGCGAGATCGGCCCGATGCACAAAGAGATCATGGCCGAGCTGCGCGCGATCCGCGCCCAGATGGCAAGCTTCGGCCATGCCGGCGCCCCCACCAGCGTACAGTCGGAAATCGCACGCGAGACCGCCGATGCGCATGCGCTGCTTGAAACCTATCGCGCCCAGATCGAGCAGTGCGAGAAGCTGAAGGTCGAGCTCGACCTGATCCACGACGCGATCAACCGCACCAAGCGCGAAATCGCCACCCTGCACGGCAAGAGCTTTGACGGCCAGGAAATGGCCAAGGTCAACGGCGAACTCGGCGCCGTCGTCGGCGGCACTGAACAGGCCACCCAGCAGATTCTGGAAGCTACCGAAGCGATCGACCAGGCGGCGACCGCGCTCTCCAAGAACATCTCGCCCGACCAGCAGAAGCTGCTCTCAGAAGAAATCCAGGAACGCGTCGTCTCGATCTTCGAGGCCTGCAACTTCCAGGACCTCACCGGTCAGCGCATCAGCAAGGTGATGACCACGATGAAGTTCATCGAGCAGCACATCTACACCATGATGGACATCTGGGGCGGCGTCGACGCGATCAAGGCCCATGCCATTCCGGTCGTCGACACCCGCGAGGGCGATGCCAAGCTGCTCAACGGTCCGAAGCTCGATGGCGACATCGGTCACGCCTCGCAGGACGACATCGACGCCATGTTCAATTGA
- a CDS encoding L,D-transpeptidase, whose protein sequence is MSGKISLALLASASCLCFAGEAAAIDASSSPEPTVIYARQPAPPPVRVAAAERSNMGGGFIEFLFGDAPQGGRYQREQVYQQMPEYGGRRMLLPPMDPQQSMQREEQVLDPAQHRLDPKYEKQLVEYHGKESPGTIVIDTPNKFLFLVQGDGKALRYGVGVGRPGFTWSGVKTISAKKEWPAWTPPPEMLARRPDLPRYMEGGPDNPLGARAMYLGSSLYRIHGSNEPWTIGTNVSSGCIRMRNEDVIDLYGRVGVGAKVVVI, encoded by the coding sequence ATGTCCGGAAAAATCTCTTTGGCGCTCCTGGCGAGCGCGTCTTGTCTTTGCTTTGCCGGTGAGGCCGCGGCGATCGACGCCTCATCATCACCCGAGCCCACCGTGATCTACGCGCGGCAGCCCGCGCCGCCGCCGGTGCGCGTGGCCGCCGCCGAGCGCTCCAACATGGGCGGCGGCTTCATCGAATTCCTGTTCGGCGACGCGCCGCAGGGCGGGCGCTATCAGCGCGAGCAGGTCTATCAGCAGATGCCGGAATATGGCGGGCGGCGCATGCTGCTGCCTCCGATGGATCCGCAGCAATCGATGCAGCGCGAGGAGCAGGTGCTCGATCCGGCGCAGCACCGGCTCGATCCGAAATATGAAAAGCAGCTGGTCGAGTATCACGGCAAAGAGAGCCCGGGCACCATCGTGATCGATACGCCGAACAAGTTCCTGTTCCTGGTGCAGGGCGACGGCAAGGCGCTGCGCTACGGCGTCGGCGTCGGCCGGCCCGGCTTCACCTGGTCGGGCGTCAAGACGATCTCGGCGAAGAAGGAATGGCCGGCCTGGACACCGCCGCCGGAAATGCTGGCGCGCCGTCCCGACCTGCCGCGGTACATGGAAGGCGGCCCAGACAATCCGCTCGGTGCGCGCGCGATGTATCTCGGCTCCTCGCTCTATCGCATCCACGGCTCCAACGAGCCCTGGACCATCGGCACCAACGTCTCAAGCGGCTGCATCCGGATGCGCAACGAGGACGTGATCGATCTCTACGGCCGCGTCGGTGTCGGCGCCAAGGTGGTGGTGATTTGA